From the Osmerus eperlanus chromosome 19, fOsmEpe2.1, whole genome shotgun sequence genome, one window contains:
- the LOC134039355 gene encoding septin-4-like isoform X5 encodes MTPDLDREYVGFATLPNQVHRKSVKKGFEFTLMVAGESGLGKSTLINSLFLTDLYKDKKVLEASEKMVQTVSITKKTVLIEEKGVKLKLNIVDTPGFGDALNNLQCWTVLSNYIDHKFEQFRLDEIGLNRKNTQDHRVHCCLYFISPHGHGLKPLDVECMRALQDKVNIIPVLAKADSLTRMEITQMKARILSELEKYKINIYHFSDCDSDEDEEFKLQEIELKNSVPFAVIGSNAVVEGNGRRFRARLYPWGVVEVDNPVHSDFVHLRNMLVRTHMQDLKDVTQEIHYENYRAQWLCKNVDNDSDKPEVFVLETDENNTITAAGN; translated from the exons ATGACTCCA GACCTGGACAGGGAGTATGTGGGTTTTGCCACTCTGCCCAACCAAGTACACAGGAAGTCAGTGAAGAAAGGTTTTGAGTTCACTCTGATGGTGGCAG GAGAGTCTGGTCTGGGTAAATCCACTCTTATCAACAGTCTGTTCCTCACTGATCTGTACAAGGACAAGAAGGTTCTTGAGGCCTCAG AGAAGATGGTTCAGACTGTGTCCATCACTAAGAAGACTGTTCTCATTGAGGAGAAAGGAGTGAAGCTCAAACTCAACATTGTGGACACACCAGGGTTTGGAGATGCTCTGAACAACTTACAATG CTGGACAGTGTTGTCCAACTACATTGACCATAAGTTTGAGCAGTTCCGCTTGGATGAAATCGGTCTTAACCGCAAGAACACCCAGGACCACAGAGTCCACTGCTGCCTGTACTTCATCTCCCCCCATGGCCACGG CCTGAAGCCTTTGGATGTGGAGTGCATGAGAGCTCTCCAAGACAAGGTCAACATTATCCCTGTGTTGGCCAAAGCAGACAGCCTCACTAGGATGGAAATCACGCAGATGAAAGCCAGG ATTCTGAGTGAATTAGAGAAGTACAAAATTAACATCTACCATTTTTCTGACTGCGACTCAGATGAAGATGAGGAATTCAAGCTACAGGAAATAGAGTTGAAA aactCTGTTCCGTTTGCTGTGATAGGCAGTAATGCTGTGGTGGAGGGTAACGGCAGGAGATTCAGGGCCCGTCTCTACCCCTGGGGAGTTGTGGAAg TTGATAATCCTGTCCACAGTGACTTTGTGCACCTGAGGAACATGCTTGTGAGGACACACATGCAGGACCTGAAAGATGTGACCCAGGAAATACACTATGAAAACTACAGAGCACAGTGGCTTTGTAAAAACGTTGACAAT GATTCTGACAAACCTGAAGTGTTTGTCTTGGAAACTGATGAGAACAACACGATCACAGCAGCTGGAAACTAA
- the LOC134039355 gene encoding septin-5-like isoform X3: MLIYLLSILSSLLQYHRKRDMSHSQQDLDREYVGFATLPNQVHRKSVKKGFEFTLMVAGESGLGKSTLINSLFLTDLYKDKKVLEASEKMVQTVSITKKTVLIEEKGVKLKLNIVDTPGFGDALNNLQCWTVLSNYIDHKFEQFRLDEIGLNRKNTQDHRVHCCLYFISPHGHGLKPLDVECMRALQDKVNIIPVLAKADSLTRMEITQMKARILSELEKYKINIYHFSDCDSDEDEEFKLQEIELKNSVPFAVIGSNAVVEGNGRRFRARLYPWGVVEVDNPVHSDFVHLRNMLVRTHMQDLKDVTQEIHYENYRAQWLCKNVDNDSDKPEVFVLETDENNTITAAGN, translated from the exons ATGTTAATCTATTTGCTTTCaatcctctcctcactcctgcaATACCACAGAAAGCGAG ATATGTCACATTCACAGCAGGACCTGGACAGGGAGTATGTGGGTTTTGCCACTCTGCCCAACCAAGTACACAGGAAGTCAGTGAAGAAAGGTTTTGAGTTCACTCTGATGGTGGCAG GAGAGTCTGGTCTGGGTAAATCCACTCTTATCAACAGTCTGTTCCTCACTGATCTGTACAAGGACAAGAAGGTTCTTGAGGCCTCAG AGAAGATGGTTCAGACTGTGTCCATCACTAAGAAGACTGTTCTCATTGAGGAGAAAGGAGTGAAGCTCAAACTCAACATTGTGGACACACCAGGGTTTGGAGATGCTCTGAACAACTTACAATG CTGGACAGTGTTGTCCAACTACATTGACCATAAGTTTGAGCAGTTCCGCTTGGATGAAATCGGTCTTAACCGCAAGAACACCCAGGACCACAGAGTCCACTGCTGCCTGTACTTCATCTCCCCCCATGGCCACGG CCTGAAGCCTTTGGATGTGGAGTGCATGAGAGCTCTCCAAGACAAGGTCAACATTATCCCTGTGTTGGCCAAAGCAGACAGCCTCACTAGGATGGAAATCACGCAGATGAAAGCCAGG ATTCTGAGTGAATTAGAGAAGTACAAAATTAACATCTACCATTTTTCTGACTGCGACTCAGATGAAGATGAGGAATTCAAGCTACAGGAAATAGAGTTGAAA aactCTGTTCCGTTTGCTGTGATAGGCAGTAATGCTGTGGTGGAGGGTAACGGCAGGAGATTCAGGGCCCGTCTCTACCCCTGGGGAGTTGTGGAAg TTGATAATCCTGTCCACAGTGACTTTGTGCACCTGAGGAACATGCTTGTGAGGACACACATGCAGGACCTGAAAGATGTGACCCAGGAAATACACTATGAAAACTACAGAGCACAGTGGCTTTGTAAAAACGTTGACAAT GATTCTGACAAACCTGAAGTGTTTGTCTTGGAAACTGATGAGAACAACACGATCACAGCAGCTGGAAACTAA
- the LOC134039355 gene encoding septin-4-like isoform X1 → MELQKSSTIVLGEPETTYITSSDSQGPPIRPKSPWGRLDPYDSSEQDLDREYVGFATLPNQVHRKSVKKGFEFTLMVAGESGLGKSTLINSLFLTDLYKDKKVLEASEKMVQTVSITKKTVLIEEKGVKLKLNIVDTPGFGDALNNLQCWTVLSNYIDHKFEQFRLDEIGLNRKNTQDHRVHCCLYFISPHGHGLKPLDVECMRALQDKVNIIPVLAKADSLTRMEITQMKARILSELEKYKINIYHFSDCDSDEDEEFKLQEIELKNSVPFAVIGSNAVVEGNGRRFRARLYPWGVVEVDNPVHSDFVHLRNMLVRTHMQDLKDVTQEIHYENYRAQWLCKNVDNDSDKPEVFVLETDENNTITAAGN, encoded by the exons ATGGAACTCCAAAAAAGCAGCACAATTGTGTTAGGAGAGCCGGAGACAACTTACATTACTTCCTCAGATAGCCAGGGCCCCCCCATTCGACCCAAAAGCCCCTGGGGTCGCCTCGACCCTTATGACTCCAGTGAG CAGGACCTGGACAGGGAGTATGTGGGTTTTGCCACTCTGCCCAACCAAGTACACAGGAAGTCAGTGAAGAAAGGTTTTGAGTTCACTCTGATGGTGGCAG GAGAGTCTGGTCTGGGTAAATCCACTCTTATCAACAGTCTGTTCCTCACTGATCTGTACAAGGACAAGAAGGTTCTTGAGGCCTCAG AGAAGATGGTTCAGACTGTGTCCATCACTAAGAAGACTGTTCTCATTGAGGAGAAAGGAGTGAAGCTCAAACTCAACATTGTGGACACACCAGGGTTTGGAGATGCTCTGAACAACTTACAATG CTGGACAGTGTTGTCCAACTACATTGACCATAAGTTTGAGCAGTTCCGCTTGGATGAAATCGGTCTTAACCGCAAGAACACCCAGGACCACAGAGTCCACTGCTGCCTGTACTTCATCTCCCCCCATGGCCACGG CCTGAAGCCTTTGGATGTGGAGTGCATGAGAGCTCTCCAAGACAAGGTCAACATTATCCCTGTGTTGGCCAAAGCAGACAGCCTCACTAGGATGGAAATCACGCAGATGAAAGCCAGG ATTCTGAGTGAATTAGAGAAGTACAAAATTAACATCTACCATTTTTCTGACTGCGACTCAGATGAAGATGAGGAATTCAAGCTACAGGAAATAGAGTTGAAA aactCTGTTCCGTTTGCTGTGATAGGCAGTAATGCTGTGGTGGAGGGTAACGGCAGGAGATTCAGGGCCCGTCTCTACCCCTGGGGAGTTGTGGAAg TTGATAATCCTGTCCACAGTGACTTTGTGCACCTGAGGAACATGCTTGTGAGGACACACATGCAGGACCTGAAAGATGTGACCCAGGAAATACACTATGAAAACTACAGAGCACAGTGGCTTTGTAAAAACGTTGACAAT GATTCTGACAAACCTGAAGTGTTTGTCTTGGAAACTGATGAGAACAACACGATCACAGCAGCTGGAAACTAA
- the LOC134039355 gene encoding septin-4-like isoform X2: MELQKSSTIVLGEPETTYITSSDSQGPPIRPKSPWGRLDPYDSSEDLDREYVGFATLPNQVHRKSVKKGFEFTLMVAGESGLGKSTLINSLFLTDLYKDKKVLEASEKMVQTVSITKKTVLIEEKGVKLKLNIVDTPGFGDALNNLQCWTVLSNYIDHKFEQFRLDEIGLNRKNTQDHRVHCCLYFISPHGHGLKPLDVECMRALQDKVNIIPVLAKADSLTRMEITQMKARILSELEKYKINIYHFSDCDSDEDEEFKLQEIELKNSVPFAVIGSNAVVEGNGRRFRARLYPWGVVEVDNPVHSDFVHLRNMLVRTHMQDLKDVTQEIHYENYRAQWLCKNVDNDSDKPEVFVLETDENNTITAAGN, translated from the exons ATGGAACTCCAAAAAAGCAGCACAATTGTGTTAGGAGAGCCGGAGACAACTTACATTACTTCCTCAGATAGCCAGGGCCCCCCCATTCGACCCAAAAGCCCCTGGGGTCGCCTCGACCCTTATGACTCCAGTGAG GACCTGGACAGGGAGTATGTGGGTTTTGCCACTCTGCCCAACCAAGTACACAGGAAGTCAGTGAAGAAAGGTTTTGAGTTCACTCTGATGGTGGCAG GAGAGTCTGGTCTGGGTAAATCCACTCTTATCAACAGTCTGTTCCTCACTGATCTGTACAAGGACAAGAAGGTTCTTGAGGCCTCAG AGAAGATGGTTCAGACTGTGTCCATCACTAAGAAGACTGTTCTCATTGAGGAGAAAGGAGTGAAGCTCAAACTCAACATTGTGGACACACCAGGGTTTGGAGATGCTCTGAACAACTTACAATG CTGGACAGTGTTGTCCAACTACATTGACCATAAGTTTGAGCAGTTCCGCTTGGATGAAATCGGTCTTAACCGCAAGAACACCCAGGACCACAGAGTCCACTGCTGCCTGTACTTCATCTCCCCCCATGGCCACGG CCTGAAGCCTTTGGATGTGGAGTGCATGAGAGCTCTCCAAGACAAGGTCAACATTATCCCTGTGTTGGCCAAAGCAGACAGCCTCACTAGGATGGAAATCACGCAGATGAAAGCCAGG ATTCTGAGTGAATTAGAGAAGTACAAAATTAACATCTACCATTTTTCTGACTGCGACTCAGATGAAGATGAGGAATTCAAGCTACAGGAAATAGAGTTGAAA aactCTGTTCCGTTTGCTGTGATAGGCAGTAATGCTGTGGTGGAGGGTAACGGCAGGAGATTCAGGGCCCGTCTCTACCCCTGGGGAGTTGTGGAAg TTGATAATCCTGTCCACAGTGACTTTGTGCACCTGAGGAACATGCTTGTGAGGACACACATGCAGGACCTGAAAGATGTGACCCAGGAAATACACTATGAAAACTACAGAGCACAGTGGCTTTGTAAAAACGTTGACAAT GATTCTGACAAACCTGAAGTGTTTGTCTTGGAAACTGATGAGAACAACACGATCACAGCAGCTGGAAACTAA
- the LOC134039355 gene encoding septin-4-like isoform X4 yields the protein MTPQDLDREYVGFATLPNQVHRKSVKKGFEFTLMVAGESGLGKSTLINSLFLTDLYKDKKVLEASEKMVQTVSITKKTVLIEEKGVKLKLNIVDTPGFGDALNNLQCWTVLSNYIDHKFEQFRLDEIGLNRKNTQDHRVHCCLYFISPHGHGLKPLDVECMRALQDKVNIIPVLAKADSLTRMEITQMKARILSELEKYKINIYHFSDCDSDEDEEFKLQEIELKNSVPFAVIGSNAVVEGNGRRFRARLYPWGVVEVDNPVHSDFVHLRNMLVRTHMQDLKDVTQEIHYENYRAQWLCKNVDNDSDKPEVFVLETDENNTITAAGN from the exons ATGACTCCA CAGGACCTGGACAGGGAGTATGTGGGTTTTGCCACTCTGCCCAACCAAGTACACAGGAAGTCAGTGAAGAAAGGTTTTGAGTTCACTCTGATGGTGGCAG GAGAGTCTGGTCTGGGTAAATCCACTCTTATCAACAGTCTGTTCCTCACTGATCTGTACAAGGACAAGAAGGTTCTTGAGGCCTCAG AGAAGATGGTTCAGACTGTGTCCATCACTAAGAAGACTGTTCTCATTGAGGAGAAAGGAGTGAAGCTCAAACTCAACATTGTGGACACACCAGGGTTTGGAGATGCTCTGAACAACTTACAATG CTGGACAGTGTTGTCCAACTACATTGACCATAAGTTTGAGCAGTTCCGCTTGGATGAAATCGGTCTTAACCGCAAGAACACCCAGGACCACAGAGTCCACTGCTGCCTGTACTTCATCTCCCCCCATGGCCACGG CCTGAAGCCTTTGGATGTGGAGTGCATGAGAGCTCTCCAAGACAAGGTCAACATTATCCCTGTGTTGGCCAAAGCAGACAGCCTCACTAGGATGGAAATCACGCAGATGAAAGCCAGG ATTCTGAGTGAATTAGAGAAGTACAAAATTAACATCTACCATTTTTCTGACTGCGACTCAGATGAAGATGAGGAATTCAAGCTACAGGAAATAGAGTTGAAA aactCTGTTCCGTTTGCTGTGATAGGCAGTAATGCTGTGGTGGAGGGTAACGGCAGGAGATTCAGGGCCCGTCTCTACCCCTGGGGAGTTGTGGAAg TTGATAATCCTGTCCACAGTGACTTTGTGCACCTGAGGAACATGCTTGTGAGGACACACATGCAGGACCTGAAAGATGTGACCCAGGAAATACACTATGAAAACTACAGAGCACAGTGGCTTTGTAAAAACGTTGACAAT GATTCTGACAAACCTGAAGTGTTTGTCTTGGAAACTGATGAGAACAACACGATCACAGCAGCTGGAAACTAA
- the LOC134039354 gene encoding septin-4-like, with translation MTLQRWAVERLEGGWISRLLNVMLFCLFSVVQDQDKEYVGFATLPNQVHRKSVKKGFAFTLLVAGESGLGKSTLVNSLFITDLYKDRKVLNAEERITQTVDIVKHSMGIEEKGVKLRLTIVDTPGFGDAVNNTESWKEIEEYIDQQFEQYFRDESGLNRKNIQDNRVHCCLYFISPFGHGLRPLDVECMRALHEKVNIVPILAKADSLTPAEVHKKKMKIREEIEHFGINIYQFPECDSDEDEDLKLQDQLLKDSIPFAVIGSNLQVESQGRKFRGRLYPWGVVDVENPAHSDFLMLRNMLVRTHMQDLKDVTRETHYENYRAQCIQNMTRMVVQERKRSLRDRIQRESAVDFPLPLVPVDSETEKLILEKDEELRRMQEVLERIQEQMQHGQREGS, from the exons ATGACTCTGCAGAGGTGGGCAGTAgagagactggagggaggatggatttCT cgtctgctaaatgtaatgctaTTTTGCTTATTTTCTGTGGTGCAGGACCAGGACAAGGAGTATGTGGGCTTTGCAACTCTGCCAAACCAGGTACACAGGAAGTCAGTGAAGAAAGGCTTTGCCTTCACTCTCTTGGTTGCAG GAGAGTCTGGTCTGGGTAAATCTACGCTGGTCAACAGTCTGTTCATTACAGACCTCTACAAGGATAGGAAGGTGCTGAATGCAGAAG agcggATAACTCAGACAGTGGACATCGTCAAGCACAGCATGGGTATTGAAGAGAAGGGGGTGAAACTCAGACTCACCATCGTAGACACCCCAGGTTTCGGAGATGCTGTGAACAACACGGAGAG CTGGAAGGAAATAGAAGAATACATAGACCAACAGTTTGAGCAGTACTTCAGAGACGAGAGCGGCTTGAACAGGAAGAACATCCAGGACAACAGAGTCCACTGCTGCCTGTACTTCATCTCTCCCTTTGGCCACGG GCTCAGGCCTCTGGATGTGGAGTGTATGAGGGCTCTGCATGAGAAGGTCAACATCGTCCCCATTCTGGCTAAAGCAGACAGTCTGACACCAGCAGAGGTCCACAAGAAGAAGATGAAG atcCGAGAGGAGATTGAACACTTTGGGATTAATATCTACCAGTTCCCAGAGTGTGACTCTGATGAGGACGAGGACCTCAAACTGCAGGACCAGCTGCTCAAG gacAGTATTCCGTTCGCAGTAATAGGCAGTAACCTGCAGGTGGAGAGTCAAGGCCGAAAGTTCAGAGGCCGTCTCTATCCCTGGGGAGTGGTAGATG TGGAGAACCCAGCTCACTCCGACTTCCTGATGCTGAGGAACATGCTGGTGAGGACACACATGCAGGACCTGAAGGACGTGACGAGGGAGACGCATTACGAGAACTACAGAGCCCAGTGCATCCAGAACATGACCCGCATGGTGGTTCAGGAGAGGAAGCGCAG TCTGCGGGACAGGattcagagagagagcgcggttgacttcccccttcctctggtTCCTGTTGACAGTGAGACTGAGAAGCTCATCCTGGAGAAAGATGAAGAG TTGAGGAGGATGCaggaggtgctggagaggatTCAGGAGCAGATGCAGCACGGGCAGAGAGAAGGCTCCTGA
- the LOC134039351 gene encoding LIM domain kinase 1-like: MSRRDQRFRRGMKGRCCECGCILSQWYYEREAKLFCKRHYWARYGEHCHGCKEAITTGLIMVAGEQKFHPECFTCMNCGMFIGDGDTYTLVERSKLYCGHCYCQGRGSPVKGLSGPLTRSHHTVALVSLPHPVIGRRGLAVSTDHSQKEGTVVKVTELGGALLTSDLLTSIHVGDRVLEINGTPVRNISLDEIQHVIQDTGRPVQLTVEHNPSTSGDPLPPAVAQDASPCTDSCVHDNLKSSHKLPSLEEEPNPEEQTEEPIRLSRSPTQGQGLTGMRSRHILRSCSIDKSPLSQGAMPLQSQRRDMARSESLRVDSVEKAHRIFRASDLIHGEVLGKGCFGQAIKVTHKETGEVMVMKELIRFDEETQKTFLKEVKVMRCLDHPNVLKFIGLLYKDKRLNFISEYVQAGTLRETINKMDSDFPWRVRVSFAKDIAAGMAYLHSMNVIHRDLNSHNCLVRENQSVVVADFGLARLVVEERNQGRAPSLGRTSVGRVSELRKPDRRKRYTVVGNPYWMAPEMIHGKSYDERVDIFSFGIMLCEVIGRVSADPDYLPRTQDFGLNVPGFLEQYHHPECPSSFLPLAALCCDMEADTRPSFAKLDEWLENLLMHLDIGLSLLSELEQVRHAFWQLYDRSDNQGHYPAQEHNLSKTQKTCIKHSHSMDNNNCLEPQNHNSSQNHDPMQSDSELQNNRQSPDHNHTLDGETNDSQTNSSQKQLQSMNQDPNHDCSKSFEHNHNQPVPNTPQHGPVQHILSPLPSRVHRPRRVCRVVWDRTTEESSFL; this comes from the exons aTGTCACGGCGGGACCAGCGTTTTCGGCGAGGAATGAAAGGAAG GTGCTGTGAATGTGGCTGTATCTTGTCTCAGTGGTACTATGAGAGGGAGGCTAAGCTCTTCTGTAAGAGACACTACTGGGCCCGCTATGGGGAGCACTGCCATGGCTGCAAGGAGGCCATCACTACAGGGCTCATCATG GTTGCTGGAGAACAGAAGTTCCACCCTGAGTGTTTTACCTGTATGAACTGCGGGATGTTTATTGGAGACGGAGACACTTACACGCTTGTGGAACGTTCTAAACTCTACTG TGGTCACTGTTACTGCCAGGGAAGGGGTTCCCCTGTGAAAGGGTTGAGCGGGCCACTGACCAGGAGTCACCACACAGTGGCGCTggtgtctctccctcaccctgtcatcGGTCGCCGAGGACTGGCTGTGTCTACGGATCACAGTCAAAAGGAGGGGACGGTTGTCAAGGTGACAGA GTTGGGCGGAGCTCTTCTAACCTCTGACCTGCTTACCTCCATTCACGTTGGTGACCGGGTCTTAGAAATAAACGGCACTCCAGTCCGAAATATTTCACTGGATGAG ATACAGCACGTAATCCAAGACACAGGTCGCCCAGTTCAGCTGACGGTAGAGCACAACCCCTCTACCTCTGGAGATCCTCTCCCCCCCGCGGTCGCCCAGGACGCCAGCCCCTGCACTGACTCTTGTGTCCATGACAACCTCAAAAGTTCTCACAAGCTccccagcctggaggaggagcctaACCCGGAGGAGCAGACGGAAGAGCCAATCAGACTCAGCCGTTCACCGACTCAGGGCCAGGGACTCACGGGAATGCGCTCCAGACACATCCT ACGTAGCTGCAGTATAGATAAGTCCCCCCTTTCTCAGGGTGCTATGCCGTTGCAGTCTCAGCGGAGGGACATGGCTCGCTCTGAGTCATTGCGTGTGGACTCTGTAGAGAAAGCCCACCGAATCTTCAGAGCCTCGGACCTCATCCATGGAGAAGTGCTTGGCAAGGGCTGCTTTGGGCAGGCCATCAAG gTGACACataaggagacaggggaggtgatggtgatgaaggaGCTGATCCGCTTTGATGAGGAGACACAGAAGACCTTCCTCAAGGAG GTGAAGGTCATGAGATGTCTGGACCACCCCAATGTTCTTAAGTTCATCGGGCTACTCTACAAAGATAAACGTCTGAACTTCATCTCCGAGTACGTCCAAGCAGGGACTCTACGAGAAACCATCAATAAAATG GACAGTGACTTCCCCTGGAGAGTTAGAGTGAGCTTTGCCAAGGACATTGCTGCTGGAATG GCGTACTTACATTCCATGAACGTCATCCACCGTGATCTCAACTCACACAACTGCCTTGTTAGAGAG AACCAGAGTGTGGTGGTGGCAGACTTTGGCCTGGCCAggctggtggtggaggagaggaaccagGGCAGGGCACCCTCTTTGGGGAGAACTTCAGTAGGGAGAGTGTCTGAGCTCCGTAAGCCAGACCGTAGGAAGAGATACACTGTGGTTGGAAACCCTTACTGGATGGCTCCTGAGATGATTCATG GAAAGAGCTATGATGAGCGGGTGGATATTTTCTCATTTGGCATCATGCTGTGTGAG GTGATAGGCAGAGTGAGTGCTGACCCAGACTACCTTCCAAGGACCCAAGATTTTGGTCTAAATGTCCCAGGTTTTCTGGAGCAGTACCACCACCCTGAgtgcccctcttccttcctaccCCTAGCAGCGCTCTGCTGTGACATGGAAGCAGATACACG tccctCCTTTGCTAAGCTGGATGAGTGGCTGGAGAACCTGTTAATGCACCTGGACATTggactgtctctcctgtctgaacTGGAGCAGGTACGCCATGCCTTCTGGCAGCTCTATGACCGCTCTGACAACCAGGGCCACTACCCAGCCCAAGAGCACAACCTCTCAAAGACCCAGAAAACCTGCATAAAGCACAGCCACTCCATGGACAACAACAACTGCTTGGAGCCCCAAAACCACAACAGCTCTCAAAATCATGATCCCATGCAAAGTGATTCAGAACTCCAGAACAATAGACAAAGCCCTGACCACAACCACACTTTGGATGGAGAAACCAATGACTCACAAACCAACAGCTCCCAGAAACAACTGCAGTCTATGAACCAAGACCCTAACCACGACTGTTCAAAAAGCTTTGAACACAACCATAACCAACCAGTaccaaacacaccacaacaTGGCCCGGTACAACACATTCTTAGCCCACTGCCAAGCCGAGTCCATAGACCCAGGAGGGTATGCCGGGTGGTATGGGACAGAACCACAGAAGAAAGCTCATTCCTATGA